A genomic window from Paraburkholderia phytofirmans OLGA172 includes:
- a CDS encoding response regulator transcription factor — protein sequence MRIAVLDDDSAQADLVCQTLSAAGHVCHAYGAGRELVRQLRRQTFDLLVLDWNVPDMSGEEVLRWVRESLSERLPVLFMTSRGRETDITSILNTGADDYVVKPVSAAVLLARVGSLLRRAYHLKPPATKEVFGEFEFDVGAKHVVVRGATVVVTQKEFELALLLFQHLSRPLSRAHILDVIWKQATDIPSRTMDTHVSMLRSKLGLRPEHGYRLTPIYGYGYRLERMESGTPPAVTEARPEAGDA from the coding sequence ATGAGAATTGCAGTCCTGGATGACGATTCGGCGCAGGCCGACCTTGTTTGCCAAACGCTGTCGGCGGCCGGTCACGTCTGTCACGCGTACGGGGCGGGCCGCGAACTGGTGCGGCAGTTGCGGCGCCAGACCTTCGACCTGCTCGTGCTCGACTGGAACGTACCCGACATGTCGGGCGAAGAGGTGCTGCGCTGGGTGCGCGAAAGCCTCTCCGAGCGCTTGCCGGTCCTGTTCATGACGAGCCGCGGCCGCGAAACCGATATCACCTCGATCCTCAACACCGGCGCGGACGATTACGTCGTCAAACCTGTCTCCGCGGCGGTCCTGCTGGCGCGCGTCGGCTCGTTGCTGCGCCGCGCGTATCACCTGAAGCCGCCCGCGACGAAAGAGGTTTTCGGCGAATTCGAATTCGATGTGGGCGCGAAGCACGTGGTGGTGCGCGGTGCGACTGTCGTCGTGACGCAGAAGGAGTTCGAGCTCGCCCTGCTGCTGTTCCAGCACCTGAGCCGGCCGTTGTCGCGCGCGCACATTCTCGACGTGATCTGGAAGCAGGCGACGGACATTCCATCGCGCACGATGGACACGCACGTGTCGATGCTGCGCAGCAAGCTCGGCTTGCGCCCGGAGCACGGCTATCGTCTGACGCCGATCTACGGCTATGGGTACCGGCTCGAGCGGATGGAATCCGGCACGCCGCCCGCGGTGACCGAGGCACGCCCCGAAGCGGGGGACGCGTGA
- a CDS encoding FecR family protein, with protein sequence MTVSFDVAVPGRTGCAVSPGRRTGALLATAGLIALTCFAPVSADAQSSRAPKPRTRTTAPVYVPYVTHDGDTLYEIAGRYLQDAGDWAMLSRLNHVPAPRRMPAGIALRLPADRLRQDSESARVMATSGPADRAFGESPYTPLSAGTALGEGDRIRTGDNGFVTLELPDGSHVTMSQDGLLDIDKLRRTVLTGAGDRVLDLRRGEVDSQVTHATKKDDRFQIRSPSVVAGVRGTRFKVAYDGDVRTTAVEVLDGAVGVDPAAVGGQASAPPPGVPLQASAQLVKARFGSITRAGSAIGGPVELLAAPSLAEPAKVQDGKTVAFDLVPAEHAVAYRVQIARDADQLDLIRDLRVSAPHADFGDLADGTYFVRIAAIDVNGLEGLPQVYGFERRQLGLAASAGPRAGSRDYEFRWFVSRSTVETRFRFVLATTADLRHPLVDRTDLTGGQLVVSDLPGGVYYWTIVAEQFENGRFYEKSSAVRSFTLAR encoded by the coding sequence GTGACGGTTTCTTTCGATGTGGCAGTGCCCGGCCGCACCGGTTGCGCCGTATCACCGGGCCGCCGCACCGGCGCGCTGCTGGCAACGGCTGGCCTGATCGCGTTGACGTGCTTCGCGCCGGTATCGGCGGATGCGCAATCGTCCCGCGCGCCGAAGCCACGCACCAGAACGACTGCGCCAGTCTATGTGCCCTACGTGACCCACGACGGCGACACGTTGTACGAAATCGCCGGCCGCTATCTGCAAGACGCCGGCGACTGGGCCATGTTGAGCCGCCTGAATCATGTGCCCGCGCCACGCCGCATGCCGGCCGGGATCGCGCTGCGTCTGCCGGCCGACAGGCTCAGACAGGATTCCGAGTCGGCGCGCGTGATGGCGACGAGCGGTCCGGCCGACCGCGCTTTCGGTGAGAGCCCTTACACGCCGCTCTCGGCAGGCACGGCGCTCGGCGAGGGCGATCGCATCCGCACCGGCGACAACGGCTTTGTCACGCTGGAGTTGCCGGATGGCTCGCACGTCACGATGTCGCAAGATGGCCTGCTCGATATCGACAAGCTGCGGCGCACCGTGCTGACTGGCGCAGGCGATCGCGTGCTCGATCTGCGGCGTGGCGAAGTCGACAGCCAGGTCACGCATGCCACCAAAAAGGACGACCGCTTCCAGATCCGCTCGCCATCGGTTGTAGCGGGCGTGCGCGGTACGCGCTTCAAGGTCGCCTACGACGGCGACGTCCGAACCACGGCGGTGGAAGTGCTGGACGGCGCGGTCGGCGTCGACCCGGCCGCAGTCGGCGGCCAGGCCTCTGCGCCGCCGCCCGGCGTGCCGCTGCAGGCGTCCGCGCAACTCGTGAAGGCGCGCTTTGGCAGCATCACGCGGGCAGGCAGCGCGATTGGCGGTCCGGTGGAATTGCTGGCCGCGCCGTCGCTCGCCGAGCCGGCCAAAGTGCAGGACGGCAAAACGGTCGCCTTCGACCTCGTACCCGCCGAGCACGCCGTGGCCTATCGTGTTCAGATTGCGCGCGATGCCGATCAGCTCGACCTGATCCGCGATTTGCGCGTGAGTGCGCCGCATGCTGACTTCGGCGATCTGGCGGACGGCACGTATTTCGTGCGCATTGCCGCGATCGACGTGAACGGGCTCGAAGGCCTGCCTCAGGTGTACGGTTTCGAGCGGCGTCAACTGGGTCTGGCAGCATCGGCGGGCCCGCGCGCCGGCAGCCGCGACTACGAGTTCCGCTGGTTCGTCAGCCGCTCCACGGTCGAGACGCGCTTTCGCTTCGTGCTGGCCACGACCGCCGATCTGCGCCATCCGCTCGTCGATCGGACCGATCTGACGGGTGGCCAGCTCGTGGTAAGCGATCTGCCTGGCGGCGTTTACTACTGGACGATCGTCGCCGAGCAATTCGAAAACGGCCGCTTCTATGAGAAGAGCAGTGCGGTCCGCTCGTTTACGCTTGCACGCTGA
- a CDS encoding CHASE2 domain-containing protein — protein sequence MPNPPTRLSLDPHARLGRRAGRRFLLEWVGIGCLGIAVILLSSLGHLTASVDNLVYDRFLSLRAQPLLRDIVVLEIDNASIARLGRWPWPRSVHARLLEQLAKAKPAAVIYDVLFTEANPEDAQLARAIARSPTYLPMLLTPPDSAGRRVAVEPVAPLAQAAAGLGHINLEVDSDGIVRSVARFEGDPGSRWPQLMVPVAQAVERGALRLSERPRWQSSGAAATPSNDNGEGEGRFLIPFGPNAQNYAKLSFASVLAGDVPADRLRGRIVLIGVTASGLYDRFATPVSGELGPLPGVYIHANVLDTLLTGRELEPAEPWVLFAVSLWPLAALLAGFLVLSPRRSLLLTVALGVLATAGSAVLLYGARLWMSPMPAVFGLIVVYPIWNWRRLEMTMAYLRKELQRLADEPHLLPETPQRRREFGGDVLEQHMALMAQAAQRVQDMKRFVWDSLDSMPEPILVSDVQGIVLIANHAAKAHFARLGAPLPEGRSMRAVLGGLTLVKTIDSGAATDAENNLLAHAQWPALLDPARREFAALMAQGVEVRDAHACDHLLRYANCTNEQGETTGWIAGLVDVSALHAAERQREDALQLLSHDMRSPQASILALVEIERARSEPVLARGLLERIERYAQRALTLADDFVQLARAESQTYVLEPVSMAELMIDASDEVWPQAHAKRITLQTDADGETAADEGHWICADRSLMTRALVNILNNAVKYSPPDTRITCSLKSLGASGGLAQAAARGAAKRVSCTIRDEGYGISKEQQTSLFERFRRFHETERPEVGGAGLGMAFVKIVVTRHGGDVDVVSAPGEGTAFTISLPALDDAQSDSAVTMRS from the coding sequence TTGCCGAACCCACCCACGCGCCTGAGCCTCGACCCGCACGCCCGCCTCGGACGGCGCGCCGGCCGCCGCTTTCTGCTCGAATGGGTGGGGATCGGTTGCCTCGGCATTGCGGTGATTCTGCTCAGCTCGCTCGGCCATCTGACCGCCAGCGTCGACAACCTGGTCTACGACCGCTTTCTGAGCCTGCGCGCGCAACCGTTGCTGCGCGACATCGTCGTGCTCGAAATCGACAACGCCAGCATCGCGCGGCTTGGCCGCTGGCCGTGGCCGCGCAGCGTCCACGCGCGGCTGCTCGAACAGCTTGCGAAGGCGAAGCCCGCTGCGGTGATCTATGACGTGCTCTTTACCGAAGCTAATCCGGAAGACGCCCAGCTCGCCCGCGCGATCGCCCGGAGTCCCACCTATCTGCCGATGCTGCTGACTCCGCCGGACAGCGCCGGCCGGCGTGTCGCGGTCGAACCGGTGGCGCCGCTCGCGCAGGCGGCGGCCGGGCTGGGGCATATCAATCTTGAAGTCGACAGCGACGGCATTGTGCGCAGCGTCGCGCGGTTCGAGGGCGACCCGGGTTCGCGCTGGCCGCAGTTGATGGTGCCGGTCGCTCAGGCCGTCGAGCGCGGCGCGCTGCGATTGAGCGAGCGGCCGCGCTGGCAGTCGTCCGGCGCGGCGGCGACCCCATCCAATGACAATGGCGAAGGCGAAGGCCGCTTCCTGATTCCCTTCGGTCCGAATGCGCAGAACTATGCGAAGCTGAGTTTCGCCAGCGTGCTCGCGGGCGATGTCCCTGCGGACAGGCTGCGCGGGCGCATCGTGCTGATCGGCGTGACCGCGTCCGGCCTGTACGACCGCTTTGCGACCCCGGTGTCGGGCGAGCTCGGGCCGCTGCCCGGTGTTTATATCCACGCGAACGTACTCGATACGCTGCTGACCGGACGCGAGCTCGAGCCCGCCGAGCCGTGGGTGCTGTTCGCGGTGTCGCTGTGGCCGCTCGCTGCGCTGCTCGCGGGCTTTCTGGTGCTGTCGCCGCGCCGCTCGTTGCTGCTGACGGTCGCGTTGGGTGTGCTCGCCACGGCCGGCAGCGCGGTCCTGCTATACGGCGCGCGGCTATGGATGTCGCCGATGCCGGCGGTCTTCGGTTTGATCGTGGTGTATCCGATCTGGAACTGGCGGCGCCTCGAAATGACGATGGCCTATCTGCGCAAAGAGCTGCAGCGCCTCGCCGACGAGCCTCACCTTCTGCCGGAAACGCCCCAGCGCCGCCGCGAGTTCGGCGGCGACGTGCTGGAGCAGCATATGGCGCTGATGGCGCAGGCCGCGCAGCGCGTGCAGGACATGAAGCGCTTTGTATGGGACAGCCTCGACAGCATGCCCGAGCCGATCCTGGTGAGCGACGTGCAGGGTATCGTGCTGATCGCGAACCATGCCGCCAAGGCGCATTTCGCGCGCCTTGGCGCGCCGCTGCCGGAAGGCCGGTCGATGCGCGCCGTGCTGGGCGGGCTGACGCTGGTCAAGACCATCGACAGCGGCGCGGCGACGGACGCCGAAAACAATCTGCTTGCTCACGCCCAATGGCCGGCGCTGCTCGATCCCGCGCGCCGCGAGTTCGCCGCGCTGATGGCGCAAGGCGTCGAGGTGCGCGACGCCCATGCGTGCGACCATCTGCTGCGCTACGCGAATTGCACGAACGAGCAAGGTGAGACGACGGGCTGGATCGCGGGTCTCGTCGACGTATCGGCCTTGCATGCGGCCGAGCGCCAACGGGAAGACGCATTGCAGCTGCTGTCGCACGATATGCGCTCGCCGCAGGCTTCGATTCTGGCGCTGGTGGAGATCGAGCGGGCGCGCAGCGAGCCGGTGCTCGCGCGCGGCCTGCTCGAGCGCATCGAGCGCTATGCGCAGCGTGCGCTGACGCTCGCCGACGATTTCGTGCAACTCGCGCGCGCCGAATCGCAAACCTATGTGCTCGAACCGGTGAGCATGGCCGAGCTGATGATCGACGCCAGCGACGAAGTCTGGCCGCAGGCCCACGCCAAACGCATCACGCTGCAAACCGATGCGGATGGCGAGACCGCTGCCGACGAGGGGCACTGGATCTGCGCCGACCGCTCGCTGATGACGCGCGCACTCGTCAACATTCTGAACAATGCGGTCAAGTACAGTCCGCCGGACACGCGGATCACGTGCAGTCTGAAGAGCCTCGGCGCCTCGGGCGGCCTCGCACAGGCGGCCGCCCGAGGCGCGGCAAAACGCGTGTCGTGTACGATTCGCGACGAAGGCTACGGTATTTCCAAGGAGCAGCAGACGAGTCTGTTCGAGCGCTTCCGGCGCTTTCACGAGACGGAGCGGCCGGAGGTGGGCGGCGCGGGATTGGGCATGGCGTTCGTCAAGATCGTCGTGACGCGCCATGGCGGCGATGTCGACGTAGTCAGCGCGCCTGGCGAGGGAACGGCTTTCACGATTTCCCTGCCGGCACTCGATGATGCGCAGTCCGATTCCGCCGTAACGATGCGCTCATGA
- a CDS encoding DUF4136 domain-containing protein, whose amino-acid sequence MIHEPSRYRSEKLVKAISICAVLAAASLTGCAGLNADVHTANPSAVLQGERTYAIARMPSQDASADYPQFETMLRDELAKNGFIDTVDTAGKSAHYLLSIAYDTRPATVGVGAKDCVPGACERSPEAPFSLFGGRAYQHALTLRFFERSSGQEVYKVSAASSDRDPDPLHAMPVLVKSALAKFPFDAPPDWRVKLRTETTGGVPEVVSLKPVQRLQPQP is encoded by the coding sequence ATGATCCATGAACCCTCACGTTATCGAAGCGAGAAGCTGGTGAAAGCGATATCGATCTGTGCCGTGCTGGCCGCGGCGAGTCTGACCGGATGCGCGGGCTTGAACGCCGACGTGCACACGGCGAACCCTTCGGCCGTGCTGCAGGGCGAGCGCACCTATGCGATTGCGCGTATGCCGTCGCAGGATGCGAGCGCGGATTACCCGCAATTCGAAACCATGCTGCGTGATGAGCTGGCGAAGAACGGCTTCATCGATACGGTCGATACAGCGGGCAAGTCCGCGCACTATTTACTGTCGATTGCGTACGACACGCGGCCGGCCACGGTCGGCGTGGGCGCGAAGGATTGCGTGCCAGGTGCGTGCGAACGCTCGCCCGAAGCGCCGTTTTCGCTGTTTGGCGGGCGCGCTTATCAGCACGCGTTGACACTGCGGTTTTTCGAGCGGTCGAGTGGACAGGAAGTTTACAAAGTGAGTGCCGCCAGCAGCGATCGCGATCCCGATCCGTTGCACGCCATGCCGGTGCTCGTGAAAAGTGCGCTGGCTAAATTTCCGTTCGATGCTCCGCCCGACTGGCGCGTGAAACTGCGCACCGAGACGACGGGCGGTGTGCCGGAGGTGGTTTCGCTTAAACCTGTTCAGCGTCTTCAGCCGCAGCCGTAA
- the bluB gene encoding 5,6-dimethylbenzimidazole synthase translates to MAKPFNDSERAAVYRAIYERRDMRHFVRDPVDPAVLQRLLDAAHHAPSVGFMQPWRITRITDPALRMALHATVESERLATADALGKRREEFMKLKVEGMLECGELLVMALMDGRERHIFGRRTLPEMDLASVACAIQNMWLAARAEGLGMGWVSLFDVDTVRTLLHMPEGARPVAILCLGHVDRFYSEPMLETERWASRMPLADCVFENRWPEENKAPE, encoded by the coding sequence ATGGCGAAGCCTTTTAACGATTCCGAGCGTGCCGCCGTCTACCGCGCGATTTACGAACGGCGCGACATGCGCCACTTCGTGCGCGATCCGGTCGACCCTGCCGTGTTGCAACGCCTGCTCGACGCGGCGCATCATGCGCCGAGCGTCGGCTTCATGCAGCCGTGGCGCATCACGCGGATCACCGACCCGGCTTTGCGCATGGCGTTGCACGCGACCGTCGAAAGCGAACGCCTCGCCACCGCCGACGCACTCGGCAAGCGTCGCGAAGAGTTCATGAAGCTGAAAGTCGAAGGCATGCTGGAATGCGGCGAACTGCTGGTGATGGCGCTGATGGACGGCCGCGAGCGGCACATCTTCGGACGCCGCACCTTGCCGGAGATGGACCTGGCTTCCGTGGCGTGCGCGATCCAGAACATGTGGCTGGCGGCGCGCGCGGAAGGCCTCGGGATGGGCTGGGTGTCGCTATTCGACGTGGATACGGTCCGTACGCTGCTGCATATGCCCGAGGGCGCGCGGCCAGTGGCGATCCTGTGTCTCGGCCACGTCGATCGGTTCTATAGCGAGCCGATGCTGGAAACCGAGCGCTGGGCAAGCCGTATGCCGCTCGCCGATTGCGTGTTCGAAAACCGCTGGCCGGAAGAGAACAAAGCGCCAGAATAA
- a CDS encoding cobyrinate a,c-diamide synthase, whose protein sequence is MPTRPESTSCGTSPKGTSPGASAKSTSPGACPALFISAPASGQGKTTITAALARYHRRLGRRVRVFKTGPDFLDPMILARASGAPVLSLDLWMVGEPACRNLLAQAAAEADLILIEGVMGLFDGTPSSADLATTFGVPVLAVISAKAMAQTFGAVAFGLAHFRPQVPFYGVLANRVGSPRHAQMLEEALSPALRWCGHVAGNDEIELPDRHLGLHQAAEIDDLDTRLDRAADALAQTALAELPPQVEFGAPVPEALPRLLEGKRIAIARDAAFSFIYPANVTLLDTLGAHVDYFSPLADEALPEHADALYLPGGYPELHAPLLAGNTRSAATIRAHAAASKPIVAECGGMLYLLDRLTDTRGASTPMLGLLPGHATMQTRFTALGMQQIDSLHGPMTGHTFHYSKLTTPLTPLRSATRPNSDGPGEAVFRAGSIVATYMHAYWPSNPAFTAALFHGEAF, encoded by the coding sequence ATGCCCACCCGCCCCGAGAGCACTTCCTGCGGAACGTCGCCCAAAGGGACTTCCCCCGGGGCGTCCGCCAAGAGCACCTCCCCCGGGGCGTGCCCCGCCCTGTTCATTAGCGCGCCCGCGTCGGGTCAAGGCAAGACCACGATTACGGCGGCTCTGGCACGCTACCATCGGCGGCTGGGGCGACGCGTGCGTGTATTCAAGACCGGCCCCGACTTTCTCGACCCGATGATTCTGGCGCGCGCCAGCGGCGCGCCGGTCCTGTCGCTCGATCTGTGGATGGTGGGCGAGCCGGCCTGCCGGAACCTGCTCGCGCAAGCGGCCGCTGAAGCGGATCTGATCCTGATCGAGGGCGTAATGGGTCTGTTCGACGGCACGCCGAGCAGCGCGGATCTGGCAACCACGTTCGGCGTGCCGGTGCTCGCGGTGATTTCAGCGAAAGCGATGGCGCAAACCTTCGGCGCGGTCGCCTTCGGCCTCGCGCACTTCAGGCCGCAAGTGCCGTTTTACGGCGTGCTCGCCAATCGCGTCGGCTCGCCAAGGCACGCGCAGATGCTCGAAGAGGCATTGTCGCCGGCGCTGCGCTGGTGTGGGCACGTCGCCGGCAACGACGAAATCGAGTTGCCCGATCGCCATCTCGGCCTGCATCAGGCCGCGGAGATCGACGATCTGGACACGCGCCTGGATCGCGCCGCCGATGCGCTCGCGCAAACCGCGCTGGCTGAATTGCCGCCGCAGGTCGAATTCGGCGCGCCCGTGCCAGAAGCGCTGCCGCGTCTGCTGGAAGGCAAGCGCATCGCGATTGCGCGCGATGCCGCGTTCTCGTTCATCTATCCGGCCAACGTCACGCTGTTAGACACGCTCGGCGCGCACGTCGACTATTTCTCACCGCTCGCCGATGAAGCCCTGCCGGAGCACGCCGACGCCCTGTACCTGCCAGGCGGCTATCCCGAGCTGCACGCGCCCTTGCTGGCAGGCAACACGCGCAGCGCCGCAACGATTCGCGCGCACGCGGCCGCGAGCAAGCCGATCGTCGCTGAATGCGGCGGCATGCTTTATCTGCTCGACCGGCTCACCGACACGCGCGGCGCCAGCACGCCGATGCTCGGCCTGCTGCCCGGCCATGCGACAATGCAGACGCGCTTTACCGCGCTCGGCATGCAACAGATCGACAGTCTGCACGGTCCAATGACCGGCCACACTTTCCATTATTCGAAGCTGACGACGCCGCTCACGCCGCTGCGTTCAGCCACCCGGCCAAATAGCGATGGACCCGGCGAGGCCGTGTTCCGCGCCGGGTCCATCGTGGCGACCTATATGCACGCTTATTGGCCCTCCAACCCGGCCTTCACGGCCGCCCTGTTCCATGGCGAAGCCTTTTAA
- the cobO gene encoding cob(I)yrinic acid a,c-diamide adenosyltransferase, producing MKTDPESHQRMTERRREGHEKKQANATVEKGLLIVNTGTGKGKTTAAFGMAVRVLGHGMRLGVVQFIKGALHTSERDFLGAIANCDFVTMGDGYTWNTQNRDADIATARKGWNEARRMIESGDYQMVILDELNTVLKYEYLPLDEVLSVLNARAEMLHVVVTGRHAPDALIEAADLVTEMRIVKHPYREQGVKAQRGVEF from the coding sequence ATGAAAACCGACCCCGAATCGCACCAACGCATGACCGAACGCCGGCGCGAAGGCCACGAGAAAAAGCAGGCCAACGCCACCGTCGAAAAAGGCCTGCTGATCGTCAATACAGGCACCGGTAAAGGCAAAACCACCGCCGCGTTCGGCATGGCCGTGCGCGTGCTTGGACACGGCATGCGCCTCGGCGTCGTGCAATTCATCAAAGGCGCGCTGCACACTTCGGAGCGCGACTTCCTCGGTGCGATCGCCAATTGCGACTTCGTCACGATGGGCGACGGCTACACCTGGAACACCCAGAATCGCGACGCCGACATCGCCACCGCGCGCAAAGGCTGGAACGAAGCGCGCCGCATGATCGAGAGCGGCGACTATCAGATGGTGATCCTCGACGAGCTGAACACAGTGCTGAAGTACGAATACCTGCCGCTCGACGAAGTACTGTCGGTACTGAACGCACGCGCCGAAATGCTGCATGTGGTGGTGACCGGCCGTCACGCGCCCGACGCGCTGATCGAAGCCGCCGACCTCGTCACCGAAATGCGCATCGTCAAGCACCCGTATCGCGAGCAAGGCGTGAAAGCGCAGCGCGGCGTGGAGTTCTGA
- a CDS encoding cobalamin biosynthesis protein: MKTLSIGIGCRLHSSAEQIEAAVRAALGSHAFDEISAIASVDTKAHEAGLLEFCARHALPLKLFSRAQIAAISVSDPSAATREHLGIDGVCEPCALLAAAAESDAGSAVRAAYASALASVASGASGTSVASAAAVASVASVASVASVALAASTVPAASVASITPNPPNARLLVRKTIHGGVTVAIASITAQPAREQTNNAHQEQDLS, encoded by the coding sequence ATGAAAACCCTCAGCATCGGCATCGGTTGTCGCTTGCACAGTTCGGCTGAGCAGATCGAAGCGGCCGTGCGTGCCGCACTCGGCTCGCATGCATTCGATGAAATCAGCGCGATTGCCTCGGTCGACACCAAAGCCCACGAAGCCGGCCTGCTCGAATTCTGCGCCCGTCATGCGCTGCCGCTGAAGCTGTTCAGCCGCGCGCAGATTGCGGCGATCTCCGTGAGCGATCCGTCGGCGGCCACGCGCGAGCATCTCGGCATAGACGGCGTCTGCGAGCCATGCGCCCTGCTCGCCGCGGCGGCCGAATCTGATGCGGGCAGCGCAGTTCGTGCGGCCTATGCATCGGCATTGGCATCGGTTGCCTCTGGTGCATCGGGTACCTCAGTTGCCTCAGCTGCCGCAGTTGCCTCAGTTGCATCAGTTGCATCAGTTGCATCAGTTGCCTTAGCTGCCTCAACTGTCCCAGCCGCCTCAGTTGCATCGATCACGCCCAATCCCCCCAACGCACGGCTACTCGTGCGCAAAACCATCCACGGCGGCGTCACGGTTGCGATCGCCTCGATCACCGCCCAGCCCGCCCGCGAACAGACAAACAACGCCCATCAGGAACAGGACCTTTCATGA
- the cobA gene encoding uroporphyrinogen-III C-methyltransferase, which yields MTRAWLIGAGPGDVELMTLKATRALAQADVVLVDDLVNPDVLQFARADALVVYVGKRGGHPSTPQAGIVAQMLEHVRAGRSVARLKGGDPFVFGRGGEEQQALHAAGISVEVINGITAGIAAPAAIGIPVTHRDYAQGVVFVTGHGAGSSEPDWGALVATRMTLVIYMGMRRLNDIAGALLAAGMSADTPCAAIESATRPEQRHALSQLGEFADAVARAGLGSPAIVVIGGVASLALARDAVSSGAVREAGAVGAVGAVGAVGAVGTAEMANMANSARAADAADASDTAEDSNAADAQ from the coding sequence ATGACCCGCGCCTGGCTGATCGGCGCCGGCCCCGGCGATGTCGAACTGATGACGCTCAAGGCGACTCGCGCCCTGGCGCAAGCCGATGTGGTGCTGGTCGACGATCTGGTGAACCCCGACGTGCTGCAGTTCGCACGCGCCGACGCGCTGGTCGTGTACGTCGGCAAACGTGGCGGGCATCCGTCGACGCCGCAGGCCGGCATCGTCGCGCAGATGCTCGAACACGTGCGGGCCGGACGCAGCGTCGCGCGTTTGAAAGGCGGCGATCCGTTCGTGTTCGGCCGTGGTGGCGAAGAACAGCAGGCGCTGCACGCAGCGGGCATCAGCGTGGAGGTGATCAACGGCATCACGGCCGGGATCGCGGCGCCCGCGGCAATTGGTATTCCGGTGACGCATCGGGATTACGCGCAAGGCGTGGTGTTCGTCACCGGGCACGGCGCCGGCAGCAGCGAGCCGGACTGGGGCGCGCTTGTCGCCACGCGGATGACGCTGGTGATTTACATGGGCATGCGGCGGCTGAACGATATCGCCGGCGCGTTACTCGCGGCCGGCATGAGCGCAGATACGCCGTGCGCGGCGATCGAATCGGCCACGCGCCCCGAGCAACGGCATGCGCTCTCGCAACTCGGCGAGTTCGCGGACGCGGTCGCGCGCGCCGGACTCGGCTCGCCGGCGATCGTGGTGATCGGCGGAGTGGCATCGCTGGCTTTGGCGCGGGATGCTGTGAGTTCTGGCGCGGTGCGTGAGGCGGGTGCGGTGGGGGCGGTGGGGGCGGTGGGGGCGGTGGGGGCGGTGGGAACGGCGGAAATGGCAAATATGGCGAACTCAGCCAGAGCGGCAGACGCCGCGGACGCTTCGGATACCGCGGAAGATTCAAACGCCGCGGACGCGCAATGA
- the cobW gene encoding cobalamin biosynthesis protein CobW produces the protein MQTQMRKIPVTIVTGFLGSGKTTLLRHILQHAGGKRIAVIVNEFGELGIDGEILKGCGIGCDEDGVETEGQLYELANGCLCCTVQEEFFPVMEKLVERREQIDHVLIETSGLALPKPLVQAFNWPQIKNSFTVDAVVTVVDGPAAASGQFADNPVAVDAQRKADPNLDHESPLHELFEDQLSAADLVILNKTDLLDEARQASVEAVIREEIPPQVKIVRAQMGQLDLHTLLGLEAASEETIHLRHDHHGSADDADHHHDEFDSVVVHANVSSREAVIAALQGLVETNTIYRVKGFAALPGAAMRLVIQGVGRRFDSYFDRRWQAGEAGEGQQSRFVLIGEDLDQAALQQAFDAALGAVASAQPQQA, from the coding sequence ATGCAAACTCAAATGCGCAAGATCCCCGTCACCATCGTCACGGGCTTTCTCGGCAGCGGCAAGACCACGCTGCTGCGGCACATTCTTCAGCACGCGGGCGGCAAGCGCATCGCGGTGATCGTCAACGAGTTCGGCGAACTCGGCATCGACGGGGAAATCCTCAAGGGTTGCGGCATCGGTTGCGATGAAGACGGTGTCGAAACCGAAGGGCAACTGTATGAACTCGCGAACGGCTGCCTGTGCTGCACCGTGCAGGAAGAATTTTTCCCGGTGATGGAAAAGCTGGTGGAGCGCCGCGAGCAGATCGATCACGTGCTGATCGAAACCTCCGGTCTTGCATTGCCGAAGCCGCTGGTGCAGGCGTTCAACTGGCCGCAGATCAAGAATAGCTTTACTGTCGACGCGGTCGTCACCGTGGTAGATGGCCCGGCTGCAGCGAGCGGCCAGTTCGCCGACAACCCGGTCGCCGTGGATGCGCAACGCAAGGCCGATCCGAATCTCGACCACGAATCGCCGCTGCACGAATTGTTCGAAGACCAATTGTCGGCAGCCGATCTGGTGATTCTGAACAAAACCGATTTGCTCGACGAAGCGCGTCAAGCTTCTGTCGAAGCCGTCATTCGCGAAGAAATTCCGCCGCAAGTGAAGATCGTGCGTGCGCAAATGGGCCAGCTCGACCTGCATACGTTGCTGGGTCTCGAAGCGGCCTCGGAAGAAACGATCCACTTGCGCCACGATCACCATGGTTCGGCTGACGACGCCGATCACCACCACGATGAATTCGATTCGGTGGTGGTGCACGCGAATGTTTCGTCGCGCGAGGCCGTGATCGCAGCATTGCAAGGGCTCGTCGAAACGAACACGATTTACCGCGTGAAAGGGTTCGCGGCATTGCCGGGCGCGGCGATGCGTCTGGTGATCCAGGGCGTGGGCCGCCGTTTCGATAGTTACTTCGACCGGCGCTGGCAAGCGGGTGAAGCAGGCGAAGGCCAGCAAAGCCGCTTCGTGCTGATCGGCGAAGACCTCGACCAGGCCGCGCTGCAACAGGCATTCGACGCCGCCTTGGGCGCCGTGGCGAGCGCCCAGCCGCAACAGGCGTAA